A section of the Rummeliibacillus pycnus genome encodes:
- a CDS encoding DegT/DnrJ/EryC1/StrS family aminotransferase, with product MGNRILLASPHMSEEGYEKQYINEAFDTNWIAPLGANVDRFEAEFAEKIGTKAAAALSTGTAAIHLALKAAGVEEGDIVFCPTLTFSATANPIIYQNAIPVFIDSDNETWNMCPKALEIAFRKYPNVKAVIVVHLYGLSADMDQIVELCKEHDVALIEDAAESLGTYYKGKHSGTFGDFGIFSFNGNKIITTSGGGMVVSNNEEKIEKVRFWATQSRDKARHYQHSELGFNYRMSNVVAGIGRGQLKVLDQRIEKKKYIFEFYKRELGELEGIKFMPINNWNEPNYWLSSIILNGKVRPLDLMETLEKENIESRPIWKPMHMQPFFEKYDFVGTNISEKLFMNGVCLPSDTKMTDEDLDRVVETIKGLWFKK from the coding sequence ATGGGGAATCGTATCTTATTGGCTTCGCCACATATGAGTGAAGAAGGATATGAAAAACAATATATCAATGAAGCTTTTGATACAAATTGGATTGCTCCACTTGGGGCAAATGTAGACCGATTTGAAGCTGAATTTGCAGAAAAAATCGGAACCAAGGCAGCTGCGGCACTCTCAACAGGGACAGCTGCAATTCATTTAGCACTTAAAGCAGCAGGTGTTGAAGAAGGAGATATCGTTTTTTGTCCAACCCTAACATTTTCAGCTACCGCCAATCCAATTATCTACCAAAATGCGATTCCTGTGTTTATCGATAGTGATAATGAAACATGGAATATGTGCCCAAAAGCATTGGAAATAGCTTTTAGAAAATATCCAAATGTTAAAGCAGTTATTGTTGTTCATCTTTATGGATTATCTGCAGATATGGATCAAATAGTGGAACTTTGTAAAGAACATGATGTGGCTTTAATTGAAGATGCTGCTGAATCTTTAGGAACTTACTATAAAGGTAAGCACTCTGGTACTTTTGGGGATTTTGGTATTTTTTCTTTTAACGGTAATAAAATCATTACCACTTCTGGTGGTGGAATGGTTGTTTCAAATAATGAAGAAAAAATTGAAAAAGTAAGGTTTTGGGCTACTCAGAGTAGAGATAAAGCAAGACATTATCAGCATAGTGAATTAGGTTTCAATTATAGGATGAGTAATGTAGTTGCTGGGATTGGTAGAGGGCAACTTAAGGTGTTAGATCAAAGAATTGAAAAGAAAAAATATATTTTTGAATTTTATAAGAGAGAGTTAGGCGAACTCGAGGGTATTAAATTCATGCCAATTAATAATTGGAACGAGCCAAACTATTGGCTTAGTTCAATTATCCTGAATGGAAAAGTTAGACCACTAGATTTAATGGAAACACTTGAAAAAGAAAATATAGAGTCAAGACCTATTTGGAAGCCAATGCATATGCAACCGTTCTTCGAAAAGTATGATTTCGTTGGAACTAATATATCAGAGAAGTTGTTTATGAATGGTGTTTGTTTACCATCTGATACGAAAATGACAGATGAAGATTTGGATAGAGTTGTAGAGACTATTAAAGGGTTGTGGTTTAAAAAGTGA
- a CDS encoding peroxidase-related enzyme (This protein belongs to a clade of uncharacterized proteins related to peroxidases such as the alkylhydroperoxidase AhpD.), whose product MTKYDQKYSYLEKPNESEIPTELQKEFDATINSQIEQQGFFNHLFKILPLNAQQYKGFLNLKESLFNSETCYLSNVDKEMMGLVVSSTNSCNYCLTTHGDVLRGLTKNPAWVDQLTYNYRSTNLTEKQRALCDYAYRATRNVAELTPEEVDKLRSVGFNDHEILEAAFVVGFFNYTNRWVSTIGAIPNPGHYSHNR is encoded by the coding sequence ATGACAAAGTATGACCAAAAATATTCTTATTTAGAAAAACCAAATGAATCAGAAATTCCTACAGAATTGCAAAAAGAATTTGATGCAACCATCAATAGTCAAATAGAGCAACAAGGTTTCTTTAATCATCTATTTAAAATTTTGCCATTAAATGCACAGCAATATAAAGGTTTTTTAAATTTAAAAGAATCGCTCTTCAATTCCGAAACATGTTATTTGAGCAATGTCGATAAAGAAATGATGGGTCTAGTGGTGTCATCCACTAATTCTTGCAATTATTGTTTGACGACCCATGGAGATGTGCTCCGAGGATTAACTAAGAATCCAGCATGGGTAGACCAGCTAACCTATAATTATCGCTCAACAAATTTAACAGAGAAGCAAAGAGCACTTTGTGACTACGCCTATCGAGCAACAAGAAATGTAGCCGAATTAACCCCTGAAGAAGTAGATAAACTAAGATCAGTCGGATTTAATGATCATGAAATATTAGAAGCAGCTTTTGTCGTAGGCTTCTTCAACTACACAAATCGTTGGGTAAGCACAATTGGTGCTATTCCAAATCCGGGACATTATTCGCATAACAGATAA
- a CDS encoding NAD(P)/FAD-dependent oxidoreductase, with product MKKVDLIIVGGGVMGSSTAYSLRKLGFDGRILVFEKDPIYEFSSTPRSAGGIRQLYTTAINIQISRYSLQFYKDFPKTMAIEGEPSEINFRQRGYLFLGTNKTMSGLEKQKELQNQFGVPSELLTAHDLLNIIPELTIEDLAGGLYCHEDGYLDPYSVMQGFKKHAQKMDVEYIYDEVDTILTQQNHVSGIRLVDGTVFYSPIVINCAGAWGVYLSEKIGIPLPIHPLKRQIFQFDIATPLEKELPLTVDPSNVYFRHEGNKILCGYSENVKPGIDFSVQRSLFYDEMWPILANRVKNFERAKISSAWAGLYSFNTVDHNAIIGNHPTMKGYYMALGFSGHGMQQAPAVGQGLAELIHLGKYQNIDLRPLRVERFAENDLVLEDAIV from the coding sequence ATGAAAAAGGTGGATTTGATCATTGTAGGTGGTGGTGTTATGGGTTCTAGTACTGCCTATTCCCTGCGAAAACTAGGTTTTGACGGCAGAATACTTGTTTTTGAAAAAGATCCTATTTATGAGTTTTCGTCTACTCCTAGAAGTGCTGGAGGAATTCGGCAGCTTTACACGACGGCTATTAATATTCAAATTAGTCGCTACAGTTTGCAATTTTATAAAGACTTCCCAAAGACCATGGCAATTGAAGGAGAGCCTTCAGAAATTAACTTCCGCCAGAGGGGGTATTTATTCTTAGGAACTAACAAAACGATGTCTGGATTAGAAAAGCAAAAGGAGCTGCAAAATCAGTTCGGTGTTCCTTCTGAATTGTTGACTGCACATGATTTGCTGAACATTATTCCAGAATTAACGATTGAAGATTTAGCTGGGGGCCTTTATTGTCATGAAGATGGCTATCTTGATCCATATTCTGTCATGCAAGGTTTCAAGAAACATGCTCAAAAGATGGATGTGGAATATATTTACGATGAAGTTGATACGATTTTAACTCAGCAAAATCATGTATCTGGAATTAGGCTAGTTGATGGTACCGTTTTCTATTCTCCAATTGTCATTAATTGTGCAGGTGCATGGGGTGTTTATCTGAGTGAAAAGATTGGTATTCCACTCCCTATTCATCCATTGAAACGTCAAATCTTCCAATTTGATATTGCTACTCCATTAGAAAAGGAATTACCTCTTACTGTCGATCCATCCAATGTGTACTTTCGGCATGAAGGCAATAAAATTTTATGTGGCTATTCTGAAAATGTCAAACCAGGCATTGATTTTTCTGTACAACGTTCACTTTTTTACGATGAAATGTGGCCTATACTCGCTAATCGAGTAAAAAATTTTGAAAGAGCGAAAATTTCATCTGCCTGGGCTGGTTTGTATAGTTTTAATACGGTTGATCACAATGCCATCATTGGAAATCACCCAACAATGAAAGGCTACTATATGGCGTTAGGTTTTAGTGGTCATGGTATGCAGCAAGCCCCTGCTGTTGGACAAGGCCTAGCTGAATTAATTCATCTTGGAAAATATCAAAACATCGATTTACGACCACTACGTGTAGAAAGATTTGCAGAAAATGATCTGGTTTTAGAAGATGCGATTGTCTAA